TCGGAAGCCGTGAAGGACGGACATTCCGGCCTGTCGGCCGACGACCTCCTGCGGCAGGGAGGCGCGTTGCTCGACGTGCCGTCGACTGAGCTTGAGCCGGTGCTCGATGCGCAATGTTCAGCGGGGGGGCTCATAGCCGATGAACTCGATGGCGATCGCCGCATCTTCCTCAAAAGCCTTTACGGCGCCGAGATTTTCATTGCTCAACGACTGAAGGAGATCGCGCAAGGCGTCCATCCCTGGCGCGGGCTCGACACCGCGCAGGTGATCGCCGAGGCGGAACTGGCTGCTGGCGTCTCCTACTCGGCGAGCCAGCGCGACGCGCTCATTGCCTCATGCCAAGCGAAGGTGCTTGTCGTCACCGGTGGTCCCGGCGTCGGCAAGACCACGCTCATTCGCAGCCTCACGCATCTCTGCGCGAAGCACGAGTTGCAGGTTGCCCTCTGCGCGCCGACCGGGCGCGCGGCGAAGCGGCTCGCCGAGAGCACGGGCTTCCCCGCCAAGACCGTGCACCGGCTTCTCGAAGCGTCCGAGGGTGGGTTCCGGCGTAACGCCAAAATGCCGCTAGATTGCAATCTCCTCGTCGTGGACGAGGCTTCCATGCTCGACATCCGGCTCATGGCGGCTCTCTTGCGCGCGTTGCCGGACGAGGCCTGCCTGCTCCTTGTCGGCGATGTGGACCAGCTTCCCTCCATCGGGCCCGGACAGGTCCTGTCCGACATTATCGCATCCGGCGCCGTTCCGGTCGTGCATCTGAAAGAGGTGTTCCGGCAGGAGCGGGAAAGCCGCATCATCACCGTGGCGCATGCCATCAATCGCGGCCTCTTGCCGGATCTCTCGCACCGGCCGGATTCGGATTTCTATTTCATCGAGGCCGACACGCCGACTGATGCCATGGCCAAAATGACGATCCTCATGCGTGACCGCATTCCAAGGAAGTTCGGCCTCGATCCCGTGCGCGACGTCCAAGTGCTGTGCCCGATGAATCGCGGGCGGCTCGGCACGCATATGCTGAACGGCGAGTTGCAGCAGATCTTCAATCCGCCGGGGCCCGACAGTGTGCATCGCGCCGGATGGGTCTACGGCCCCGGCGACAAGGTCATGCAGGTCAGGAACGACTACGAGCGCGACGTCTATAACGGAGAGGTCGGGATCGTGCGTGAGGTGAACCGGGAGCACGGCGAACTCTCGGTCGCGTTCGACGACAGACGCGTGGTCTATACGCTGAAGGAGCTCGACGAGCTGGCGCTCGCCTATGCGGTGACGATCCACAAGGCCCAAGGATCGGAATATCCGGCGGTGATCGTTCCCGTGGCATTGCAGCAGGCCTCCATGCTGCGGCGCAAGCTCCTCTATACCGGCGTGACGCGCGCCAGCCGCCTCGTCATCCTGGTGGGAAGCCGTGCGGCGCTCGCCCAGGCCGTCGCCCAGGAGGAGGAGCCACGCCTCTCCCGTCTGCGGAACTGGCTTAGTCTCTGATCTCTTTCCCTTGCAATGGCAGCCCTCTATAGTGACTGCCCGACATCTTTGTGGGATCGCGGACATGCATGTCGAGACCGGACAGATCAACCAGCAGGAACGGCGGGTCCGCACGGGCCTGCTCGCCGGGACTGTCCTGTGTCTGGTGGCATCCGGCGGGATCCTCTGGTGGCGCTATGGGGGCGCCGTCTTCAACGATCTGGTGCTGTCCACGCTCGCCTGGTGCTTCTGAGCCAATCCGGCGCGCGATGTCCGGGCGTGGCCATGGCTCGTCTTGTTCCAACGGAACGTTGCCGTCGCCAGCTCCCACAATCCCCTCCAGGCGGCAATGCTCACGAGGCCGTAGTAGAACGGGAG
This region of Microvirga mediterraneensis genomic DNA includes:
- the recD2 gene encoding SF1B family DNA helicase RecD2; translated protein: MSLSEHLVGSIERVTFHNDETGFCVLRVKARGHRKPVAVVGHAPSVAIGEVVEASGEWLHDRNHGVQFRAAELKTTAPTTAEDLQRFLGSGLLKGVGPAVAQRLIASFGSRILDVIEKKPHELTRVHGIGMAKALGIGEAWAEHRALKDIAAFLNAHGIGGFLLTRIYRAYGVGAIDIISANPYRLTLDIPGFEFALADQVAMQLAVEPTAGIRLQAGLANVLSEAVKDGHSGLSADDLLRQGGALLDVPSTELEPVLDAQCSAGGLIADELDGDRRIFLKSLYGAEIFIAQRLKEIAQGVHPWRGLDTAQVIAEAELAAGVSYSASQRDALIASCQAKVLVVTGGPGVGKTTLIRSLTHLCAKHELQVALCAPTGRAAKRLAESTGFPAKTVHRLLEASEGGFRRNAKMPLDCNLLVVDEASMLDIRLMAALLRALPDEACLLLVGDVDQLPSIGPGQVLSDIIASGAVPVVHLKEVFRQERESRIITVAHAINRGLLPDLSHRPDSDFYFIEADTPTDAMAKMTILMRDRIPRKFGLDPVRDVQVLCPMNRGRLGTHMLNGELQQIFNPPGPDSVHRAGWVYGPGDKVMQVRNDYERDVYNGEVGIVREVNREHGELSVAFDDRRVVYTLKELDELALAYAVTIHKAQGSEYPAVIVPVALQQASMLRRKLLYTGVTRASRLVILVGSRAALAQAVAQEEEPRLSRLRNWLSL